The sequence TACCTTTAATGACGATTCTGCGTAAACCTGAATCTATTTTCGACTATCAATTCGAAGATTTTGAACTGACAAATTACAATCCTCATCCTCACATCAAAGCTCCTGTCGCCGTTTAGGTACATTTTTCGAGCAAACACCTCGGAATAGCCGAGGTGTTTTGTCGAAACTTACGATTATACTAGTTGTTACTATTCGTCTACACTCAATACATTATGGTTTTTCGGAGTGTAAGATGGAAAAAGCAATTAGAAATTTTCTAAGCCAAGAGTCAGCGGGCGGCATCCTATTATTGGTTGCTGTTGTCTTTGCTATGCTGATGGCTAATTCTCCTTTATCAGGACTTTATCAAGGTTTTTTAGGGACTGATGTCCAAGTTCGCGTGGGTGCGTTAGATATTCATAAACCTTTATTACTCTGGATTAATGATGGCCTAATGGCATTATTCTTCCTGCTGATTGGGTTAGAAGTGAAGCGTGAGTTACTCGAAGGGGCGTTATCAAGTGTTGCCCAAGCATCGCTGCCTAGTTTTGCTGCTATTGGTGGGATGTTAGTTCCTGCTGGTATTTATTTGTTATTTAACTATGGCGACCCAGTGACTCAAGCGGGATGGGCAATTCCTGCTGCAACTGATATTGCTTTTGCTTTGGGGATTATGGCCTTACTCGGTAATAGAGTCCCTGTTGCATTAAAAGTTTTTCTTTTAGCACTCGCGATTATCGATGATCTGGGTGTTATTGTGATTATTGCCCTATTTTATAGTAGTGACTTATCAACCATTAGTTTAGCGATTGCTAGTGTCGCGATTCTTGGTCTTGTGGGGTTAAACCGTAAAGGCATTACAGCATTGACGCCTTACGGGATTTTAGGCCTGATCCTTTGGGTTGCGGTGCTTAAATCTGGTGTTCATGCCACTCTAGCGGGTGTCATTATTGCCTTTTGTATACCACTGCGTGCTAAAGATGGAAGTTCACCTTCTGAACATCTTGAGCACAGTTTACATCCATGGAGTAATTTTCTCATTTTACCCGTGTTTGCTTTTGCGAATGCGGGTGTTGCTCTAGGAAATATGAGTTTAGATACCTTGCTCTCGCCTGTTCCTATCGGTATTGCATTAGGCTTGATATTAGGTAAGCCCATCGGAGTCATGTTATTTAGCTTTATTGCGGTTAAGTTAAAGTTAGCTCGATTACCCGATAATGTTGGGTGGATGCAAATTGCACCTGTGGCGGCTATGTGTGGTATTGGATTTACCATGTCGATGTTTATTGCATCCTTAGCTTTTGAGCAAGCTGATCCTATGTACGGTGATTTGGCTCGCCTAGGAACTCTAATTGGTTCGTTTATTGCGGCATTGGTTGGATATTTCTGGCTGTCGAAAGTATTACCTAAAAAAGGAGTATAACTATGATAAAAATTAAGCTGTTGGGAATGGCCATATTCTTTTCTTTATCATCAACTGCAATGGCGACGCAAATAGAGGCTTGTAATAAGGACGTCACATCATTGACTTGCCAAAGCTATCTTGAGGGGATTGTTGATGGTGCTCTGATGTTTAAGCCTGAATCATTAGGTGCAAGACTTGAAACTAACGGTTACGAGTCCAGAGCACTTAAATACCGCGGGGGTAAGCGTTTCCAAGAAGCTAATCGAACTTATTGCGCTAGTCGTATTCCTGACCGTAATAGCCTAGTTTTAGGTGTCACAGAGGCAGTCAGTACTGGTACCGCTGCGGATTTAGAACAGTTACAGGGTATTGTCGTTAACTTATTAGATTGCCAACGTTTAAAATAAACTCTATGAATGAACCACCATGGTGAATGCTATGGTGGCGCTTTTGTGACGGTAATGATTCTCGTTGTATCGAGATCACGTTTAGCGATAAGGGAAAACAAGCGGCTATGCTGCATCTCAATTATAACCATTTATATTATTTCTGGATGATCAAAAAAAAGGGCTCTGTTGCTAAGGCGGCTGAGGCCCTTTTCTTGACTCCACAAACAATCACAGGTCAGATCAGAGCCTTAGAAGACCGGCTTAATGGTAGCTTATTCAAGCGTGTTGGGCGTAGTCTTGAGGCGACTGAACTCGGGGAGCTTGTCTTTCGCTATGCAGATAAGATGTTTAGCTTAAGCTATGAAATGCTCGATCTACTGAACTACCAAAAAGATAATGCCATTCTCTTTGAAGTGGGTATTGCTGATGCTCTATCTAAAGCGTTGGTTAGTCGAGTTTTATTATCTGTAGTACCTAGTGATAGCTCAATGCATTTAGCCTGTTATGAGGCGACACATGAGAGTTTAATGGCACGTTTACGTGAACATAAACTGGATATGATCCTATCTGATTGTGCTGGAGAGTCGCTAAAGTACCCAGAGATTTTATCTAAAAAATTGGGAGAGTGTGGCGTCAGTTTTTTTTCAGCAGACACTTACAGTGCCGACTTTCCTGCATGTTTAGAACAAGGTCGCCTATTGATTCCTGGACGTAAAACCTCTCTTGGACAGCAGTTATATCGCTGGTTTGACGAGCAAAATCTTAATGTAAAAATTCTCGGGGAATTTGATGATGCTGCGATGATGAAGGCTTTTGGCTACCTTAAACGCGGTATATTTGTCACACCGTCCATTTATCGCCAAGAAGTTATCTCCCACGGTATGAATCTGCTTGGTGAAACCCATGATGTGAAGGAGGAGTATCACGTGATGTTTGCTGAGCGTATGATCCAACATCCCGCAGTTAAGCGATTGCTCGAAACGGATTTTAGTGATTTGTTTGCTGGTCTAGATGCACAAGTTCAGCAATGCTAATTTTTGTGTAATTCAGACTGGTTTCATCGACACTCCAACACTGCTACTGATAAACTAATGCGAACTCTACTTTGGGAGAAATACCTTGGAATTAATGAATATTGCACGGGTTCGTTGGGCATGTCGTCGTGGAATGTTGGAATTGGATGTGCTGTTTCAACCTTTCGTCGAGAATATTTATCAAGATTTGTCAGATATAGATAAAGCATCGTTTATTCGATTATTAGAATGTGAAGATCCTGAGTTGTTTGCTTGGTTTATGGGGCACGAAGCCTGTCCTGATGCAGAGCTAGCTCGCATGGTTGTTAAAGTTCGTGGAAGAGCAGCACCATAGTTTTAGCGTAAAAGCCTCGTTCGACCAACGGCTCTCGTTGGTCGTTTTTATGTGCGTTTGTTCCTCATCATTCCTTATTTGGCCTTATACAGAACATTGGTTAGTGGCGCTGCTACGGCTTGGATTGTTTTTGTTATCCGTTAGCTTTTTGATATGGCAATTGTGGAGGCTTAAGGACTGGCGTTTAAGCTTTATGCTTAATGGTAAAGGTGACGGTCGATTATCCACGGGAGAACATTTCAGAATTTTAAGGCGCACATGGGTTACCCCATTCGTATGTATGATATACATCGATGTTGAAGAAAAAACGCGTTTAGTATTGCTTTGGGCCGATATGTTTACGGGTGTTGACTATAGACATTTATGCCGATTATTGCTTAAGGCTAAAATGTTGCAAGCTAAATCTCAGGCTGAAATTTAGCTTGCATAATGAATGTCTGAACGGATAAATTTTCGCTTACTTAATAGGTTGTAAAATAGTTGGACGAGGTGAGTCGAGTTTCTCTGGATGATCGATATTGTAATGCAGTCCTCGGCTTTCTTTACGTTCCATGGCACAACGGATTATAAGCTCTGCTACTTGCACTAAATTTCGCAGTTCTAACAAGTTATTACTCACTCTAAAGTTACTGTAATACTCTTGAATTTCCTGTTGTAACATTAAACAGCGACGCAGTGCCCGCTCTAAGCGTTTATCTGAGCGAACAATTCCTACGTAGTCCCACATGAATAGCCGCAGCTCATGCCAGTTATGGGCGATAACGACCTCTTCATCCGAGTTAGAGACTTTACTCTCATCCCAAGGAGGAATTTGCCCAGGTAATTGAATTTTATGTAATTGGCTTTCAATATCATGGGATGCGGCACGGGCAAACACTA is a genomic window of Shewanella putrefaciens containing:
- the nhaR gene encoding transcriptional activator NhaR, with translation MLHLNYNHLYYFWMIKKKGSVAKAAEALFLTPQTITGQIRALEDRLNGSLFKRVGRSLEATELGELVFRYADKMFSLSYEMLDLLNYQKDNAILFEVGIADALSKALVSRVLLSVVPSDSSMHLACYEATHESLMARLREHKLDMILSDCAGESLKYPEILSKKLGECGVSFFSADTYSADFPACLEQGRLLIPGRKTSLGQQLYRWFDEQNLNVKILGEFDDAAMMKAFGYLKRGIFVTPSIYRQEVISHGMNLLGETHDVKEEYHVMFAERMIQHPAVKRLLETDFSDLFAGLDAQVQQC
- a CDS encoding protein YgfX codes for the protein MEEQHHSFSVKASFDQRLSLVVFMCVCSSSFLIWPYTEHWLVALLRLGLFLLSVSFLIWQLWRLKDWRLSFMLNGKGDGRLSTGEHFRILRRTWVTPFVCMIYIDVEEKTRLVLLWADMFTGVDYRHLCRLLLKAKMLQAKSQAEI
- the nhaA gene encoding Na+/H+ antiporter NhaA, which produces MEKAIRNFLSQESAGGILLLVAVVFAMLMANSPLSGLYQGFLGTDVQVRVGALDIHKPLLLWINDGLMALFFLLIGLEVKRELLEGALSSVAQASLPSFAAIGGMLVPAGIYLLFNYGDPVTQAGWAIPAATDIAFALGIMALLGNRVPVALKVFLLALAIIDDLGVIVIIALFYSSDLSTISLAIASVAILGLVGLNRKGITALTPYGILGLILWVAVLKSGVHATLAGVIIAFCIPLRAKDGSSPSEHLEHSLHPWSNFLILPVFAFANAGVALGNMSLDTLLSPVPIGIALGLILGKPIGVMLFSFIAVKLKLARLPDNVGWMQIAPVAAMCGIGFTMSMFIASLAFEQADPMYGDLARLGTLIGSFIAALVGYFWLSKVLPKKGV
- a CDS encoding FAD assembly factor SdhE, yielding MELMNIARVRWACRRGMLELDVLFQPFVENIYQDLSDIDKASFIRLLECEDPELFAWFMGHEACPDAELARMVVKVRGRAAP